The Mesorhizobium opportunistum WSM2075 DNA window TGGTCGCTGCCCATTGTGGCGACGGCGTCGTCCGCATCGAGCCGCGCGTCAACGACCTTCTGACCGGCCTCGAGGCCGTCGGGGAGGTGATGGCGTTGACCCGCAACGGAAGCGCCGTGCATGAAAAGATCGGCGTCTACGACAAGGTCGTCACCGGCAACCACAATGCGATGGTGCTCGGCGAGAATATCGATCTGCGCATCTTTCCGAAAGTCTGGGCGCACGGCTTTGCCGTGGAGAAACGCGATGGCGACGAGATCCGCCGCAGCCTGCAGTTCTTCGACGCGGCGGGCGAGGCGGTGCACAAGGTGCATTTGCGGCCATCCTCCAGCCTCTATGCCTACCAGAAGCTGGTTGCCTCCCTGGAATCATCGAACCAGGATCCGACGATCGACATTTCAGGACCAATCTCCGAAGAGAACGAGGCCTCGGCGGCCACCGCCAATCTCGACGATCTGCGCGACCGCTGGAGCCGGCTGACGGACGTCCACCAGTTCTTCGGCATGCTGAAGACGCTGAAGCTCAGCCGTCGCCAGGCGGTGCGTATGGTCGGCCAGGATTATGCGTGGCTGCTCGACAATGACGCGGTCCAGGCCATGTTCCATCACGCCGCCCAAGGCGAGATGCCGATCATGTGCTTCGTCGGAAACCGTGGCTGCATCCAGATCCATTCGGGGCCAGTCAAGTCGATCAAGCCGATGGGGCCGTGGCTCAACGTGCTGGACGAGACCTTCCACCTGCACCTGCGGACAGACCACATCCACGAGGTCTGGGCCGTGCGCAAGCCGACCAAGGACGGCCATGTCACATCGCTCGAGGTCTACGCTGCCGACGGCAGCATGATCATCCAGTTCTTCGGCAAGCGACACGAAGGCGAAAGCGAGCGCGACGACTGGCGGTTCCTGGCCGAGAACCTGCCGCGTATTCCAAACCCGACGGCTGCCTGAGGACAGTGTGATGCGTTCTTTCCTGAACATGCCGGCCCTGAATCGGCCGGCCCTGAACCTGCCGGCAGTGCGCGGATCAATCCTTGCGTCGATAATCGGCCTCTCCCTTGCTTTTGCCGCGCTGCAGCCGGCCGGAGCCGCCGAAGGCGTCTCGGTCTTCTCCGATCCGTCGAAGATCGCGGCGATAGGCGGTTCGATCACCGAAATCGTCTATGCGCTCGGTGAGGAGACACGTCTGGTGGCCCGCGATTCCACCAGCAATTATCCGAAAGCGGCGCTCGACCTGCCCGATGTCGGTTATATGCGCGCACTCTCGCCCGAGGGCGTGCTGTCGGTCGATCCGACAGGCATCCTGGCGCTGCATGGCAGTGGCCCCAGGGAAGCCGTCGATGTGCTGAAGAAGACCAGCATTCCGTTCATCGAAGTGCCCGAGCATTACAGTCACGAAGGCATTCTCGAGAAGGTCCGCATCGTCGGCAAGGCACTCGGCGTCGACGCCAAGGCGGAGGTGCTGGCCGAGGAGCTCGATGCCAAGCTCACGGCCGCCGAAAGGCAGACGGCCTCGATCAAGGAGCGCAAGCGCGTCCTGTTCGTGCTGTCCATACAGGGCGGCAAGATCCTGGCGGCCGGCAGCGACACCGCGGCCGACGGCATGGTCAGGCTGGCGGGCGGGGTCAATGCCGTGGAGGGCTTTTCCGGCTACAAGCAACTGTCCGATGAAGCGATCATTACCGCCAGGCCGGACGTGATCCTGATGATGAGCAATGCCGGGCCACCGGTGTCGGACGACGAATTGTTCGGCAATCCGTCCATCGCCTCGACGCCGGCGGGTGTCGCGCGCAAGCTGGTCCGCATCGACGGCGGCTATCTGCTCGGCTTCGGGCCGCGCACGGCGGATGCCATCCACGATCTCGCCGTCTCGCTCTACGGCGCGCAGGTCACGGACTGAGCATCGTGGTCGATCAATCGATCGCCGGCCCGGTGAAGGTGATGGCGAATGCATCCGAAGGCGACCGCTCGGGTCGCGCCCGCATCGTCATCCTGCTGCTGTGCGTGGGGCTCGCGGCCGCCGTGTTCCTGTCGCTGACGTCGGGTGCGTCGGACGCATCCGCCGTCAACGTCATCGGGGACTGGT harbors:
- a CDS encoding hemin-degrading factor yields the protein MDQRVKPAPHEIRRARMENPKTRERDLAAQLGISEAELVAAHCGDGVVRIEPRVNDLLTGLEAVGEVMALTRNGSAVHEKIGVYDKVVTGNHNAMVLGENIDLRIFPKVWAHGFAVEKRDGDEIRRSLQFFDAAGEAVHKVHLRPSSSLYAYQKLVASLESSNQDPTIDISGPISEENEASAATANLDDLRDRWSRLTDVHQFFGMLKTLKLSRRQAVRMVGQDYAWLLDNDAVQAMFHHAAQGEMPIMCFVGNRGCIQIHSGPVKSIKPMGPWLNVLDETFHLHLRTDHIHEVWAVRKPTKDGHVTSLEVYAADGSMIIQFFGKRHEGESERDDWRFLAENLPRIPNPTAA
- a CDS encoding heme/hemin ABC transporter substrate-binding protein, giving the protein MRSFLNMPALNRPALNLPAVRGSILASIIGLSLAFAALQPAGAAEGVSVFSDPSKIAAIGGSITEIVYALGEETRLVARDSTSNYPKAALDLPDVGYMRALSPEGVLSVDPTGILALHGSGPREAVDVLKKTSIPFIEVPEHYSHEGILEKVRIVGKALGVDAKAEVLAEELDAKLTAAERQTASIKERKRVLFVLSIQGGKILAAGSDTAADGMVRLAGGVNAVEGFSGYKQLSDEAIITARPDVILMMSNAGPPVSDDELFGNPSIASTPAGVARKLVRIDGGYLLGFGPRTADAIHDLAVSLYGAQVTD